The nucleotide sequence TTGGCAACGTCAAACAGATGGTAGCCAATtaagatagatagatagcaTTTTCTCAAGTCCTCACTGTAAGACCTCACATGGTgacaaaaaacaggaagtgacatcatacGAAACTcatgaataaatgtgtgtgcattacagTTATATGTGTAATTCATGTTAAAGGTATGAATGTGCTAATGCACAAATAGTCTTGGAGTGTTGTGCCTTTTTCTGCTTGAGTGGATCAGTGCGCTTCCATGAAGAAACTTTGAATGGGTGGTTACTTAAGGAGACTGCCTGTTGTGTCGGCATTGTGGGTTGTAAAATAAGTACAGTGCATTCGGTAAAGATGATAGGCTTACTTTCTGTTGCTTTGGGTGTGTGGGGGCAGGGTCAACTACAAGCCACACCTGGTTGCTGGGACAACGCGCATCTAATTGTCTAGTGGTGTGTGCCTTGACTTACACAAGATGGCTGGTAAGGGGCATAAATATTCATGTTCGCATCCTCATTCTCACACTCAGGAGCGGCGAACGAGACAGAGAAGTTGCTCCTGCAGACCCTGAAGGCAGATGACCTGCCCTGTTACCACCAGTCCCTGCGCAGTCTCCTGCAGCACCTGAGAAACAGCACTGTAAAGATCGCCACACGCATTTACCTGGAGGCAGGTGAGCACAGCACGGGAATGCAGCAGCTTATGGGGTCGTGGGAGGtaagggaagggaggggggtgcttACTGTACAGGGTAGGAGTCTGCAACCCTGGATCTGGAGAGTTACAGGATCAGCTGGCAGACACTGTTTCCATCGTAGATTCATAGAACCCCCTGGTTCACGATTACTTCCTCCACACGCGCTCCAGTCCGCCATTAGTTCTCCCCAGTTCATTCTTGTTTAGAGCAACAAAAATCCTAGAGCTGGCTCTCAATTCAAGCATTTTTGAGTCCATAATACAGTAGCCACCAACTTGAGGTTCATTATTTCATTCCATAGTTTcacaatcctggtcctggagagtcacaggatctgctggttttGGTTGTTACTGAACCCTTAATTGACGAATGACAGCAGTCTTTTACACAGCTCAGCATACCTGGTATGTTGAGTGTGATtctaaagtgaaaacaaaaagcagcagatgTTCCAGAACCTTCCGGAGGCAGGGTGGGTGATTCCTCTAACAGTGGAATACTGGCTCTGTTTTCTAAAATGGATTGAAAATACAAGTAAAATGGTTGAGGAAATTAGCAGGTCTTTAACTTCAAGTTCACTGTGTGCctgtctttcttctctctcttttttcttaacactttttttttctcttgtccTTATTGCATTTCCTTGCTCGCTTACTTCTGTTtgcaaatgaataatttaacttCACTGCAGTGCTGACTGAATGTATCCCCTCTCTTGTTTTTAAGGCCGTATTGTTCAGCACTTAATTAGTTTGATGATGACTAAGCAATGTCAATTACATTTATcatcaccattattattatgttgtttACAGTGGAGAAATCAATATTAGCACTTAATTAGTCTGACACCACGTCATCGCCTGTCTGTTATAATTCCCTTTTGCTCACAGGATTTAAGGTGAAGCCAGAATTTATACAGCAGTCCCTACGCACGTATGACTCAGAACCCGCACTGCTAGCAGGGCGAGAGGAAATCAACCAATGGGTACAGAAAGCCACAGATGGCCACATGACTGACTTCCTGTTAACTCTTCCTCCAAATTTGGTCCTTATGCTTATCAACGCGGTACACTTCAAAGGTAAGCCCTCTGACTGGTGGTCTGTCACTGTGAAGGGAAGTGTCTTGTCTGGTTCACTTTTTCCCTTTGGGAAAGTCCTTATGGTTGCTGTTCAATAACTAAAAGGtgaaaaacatatatttttgctCTCTCCCTTTTGGATAAGCTGAGTTTTTTGATCTTTGCTCATTTATATAAAGTCATTCTGAGCTCCTGCTGTGACTGCTGATGGACAGCCATCTTGCTTATTGAACAGTCACTCATTGATCATCTTAGCAGATTGTGCTGGTGCAGTAGGCTAGTTGTGTTACCTGCTATGTTGTCGAGATCCAAGACTGTTGGGAATACAGTCTATTTTAGGGATATTTTTGGTCTTTTATGAAACACAACACTCTGGATAACTGGCccgggggctgggggtgttGGATCAGAGCTCCAGACATGCCTTTGATGAGGGTGTCTGAAATTTCAATGTAGTCTCACTATGTAGTATCAGAGATTACATCATTTCAGGCACTAAGGTCACTAAGAGAGATATTAACATAGGGCTAAATTATACAAGggttctcctttttaaaaaaataaaaccatatgtatctatatacatatatggtacatatacatatatatctaaGCACCCAACATTTGGCTGAACAATGCCTACCCTAATTTGGAATAACCAAATTACCTACTGGTGCAGAATAATTTCCACAAATGATTAGAGAGAATGAAGACATCTGCAATTCTCCTCCAAGACATATAGCGTCACCAGCCTACTTCTTTtaacactgcagcccacagccaAGCTCACATAGACAACTGAAGGAAGACATCTTGAATGTGGCTTTTAGCATGCAGTCAGTAGGTGCCCGATCAACCCATAGGGGGCACTAGAGGGCAATGAAACGTGAACCCCAAACCAGCTGAACACTCCCATTCCCTGGGCAATAATCAATAATACGTTTTCCCTGTGGGACTAAAAGCCATAGTCCGAATTCAATCAAAGACCATGCAGCCGTGCCTTAGCCGAATGAGCCACTGAtagtaaaatcagtttttaACAGAAGTCAACAAGGTTTAAAAATTCTGAGAAGAGGCCAGAAATGGGAATTAATTGATTTCTTAAAGTCCATCTGATTGTGGCTGGAAAGCTCAAGACTAAGCAGTCTTCAACAGTTCAATCAGTGTGACCTTCTGGAAAGTTCTGAGCCCGTACTACTCCCTCCCTTTTCCCACTCAGGAGAATGGGTGGCCCGCTTTGATCCCGCCTTGACCGCCAAAGACCGGTTCTACATCGACAGCAAGAATATCGTTGATGTTGACATGATGGTGGGGCACAAATACCCCTTGAGTCTGCTGATGGATGGTGAGCTGGGTGCTCAGGTACGACTGCTCTCTCACatctcctcttttcctctctcccttcatccacctttttgtttttgtccgaGTCCTtgtcattaataatgaataataacacGTCTTATTTATTATGTGCCTTTGGAAGTAtccaagaaaaaacaacaatgttATACAGCAAGGCTGAAGGTGTAAGATCAACCCACTcctcagagtgaaataaaatcaatcaaccAAGGCAGTCGTTCAAGGTGCTTATTTGGGTAATTTTCCAAAGGCTGGGAAAAGAGGAATGGGGAAAAATCCTATAGAATTCTGTCCAAGGAacaatgtgcatttttgtgtgccAAAGTCCATACCAAACCCCTAAATACCAATCCATGTTCCTAATCTCACCTATTACCTATACAATAAATCTGCATATCCAGTAGTAACAAAAACCCTCCttacttctttatttctttgtttcctcATTTCCATCTTTCCATCCttacttccttccttccttccttccctcccccacTGGTACTTCATGCTGAGATCTTGGGCACTAGAATTTATATGAAATGAACAATTTGGGCTGATTGTTTGCAGGTGTGAGGAAATGAGTCTAGGCACTAAATTGTGTGGAGCCGCATCTTGCCTGCTGCCACAGcagaacagataaaataaagaggGTAAAGTAACTGTATAAATGTGAACAGACAAGGGAACTCTATAACACAAAGGGGAAGAGTTGGGATACAGTACTTGGGAAACGGGGGGAGACAGTGCAATTTAATCTTTCTGTCAgccatttaaaatagaaaataggcTGCATTCTTTATTTAGCCCTTTGGGTTAAAAACTGAGTGGCATAGATCTATAGAGTTCAGTAACTGTATTCAGAAAACGATCCTcagtcaactttttttttaggtcagaTGCAGCAGAAAGATTAAAATATGTTGGCACGTTGACTTCATCAGGGAAATGGTGTTGTACTGTACGCTAATGGAAGTCTTAGACACCAAACTCTATAGCGTCACCACAGGTGCACAAGTCAATTAGAGAGGAACTACCAATCAGAGCCTCTGTTTTCATGTAGCCTATTATCAAGTACTTACCTCCTGGCAGCAAAGCCAagaaataatatacattttagcTATAAATAGACTTTTATTTCAGACCTTTGGGTTAAAATGGTACATAATAAAGAGTTCAGTGACTACATTCAGAAGAGTTCAGCACTCAGTGTTTTTAGTTGGCATGTCTAAACACTGCGCTGTGCCAAAACGCATTAATCTTTCATCGCCTCATCACTGTGATCAAGTTTTTCATAATAGCATCCGTTAAAACTCCACGCAGCCACCCATAAAACGCTGGCCCTGCCGTCCCGTCCCCGTCTAGGTGGCAAGTTTCCCCTTCAAAGCGAACATGAGCCTGCTGGTGGTGATGCCCATGTCCGGGAAGGTCAACGTCTCTGCCATCGCCGCCAAACTCAACACCTCGGACCTGTACGCCCGCCTGCCCAGCGAGAAGGCCATGCAGGTCAAGCTGCCCAAATTTAAGCTGGAGTACGGGCAGGAGCTTGAGGATGCACTCACTAGCATGGGTAAGGGAGAAGGACTGTGGGCGTGGCCACTGCAAGGGTTCTGGGCCGGGACAGAATGCACAAATACTCATTCAAATAAACTTGCTGTGGTGTGTGGTCTCTTTCTTGGTGACATTTCAACCATCAGTcccatttaattaaattcaagaATGCTTTATTGCCTtggcatatttatatttttatatattgccaTATTTATATGTTGCCAAAGTTTTACATGAATATAAAATTTACATCATAAACACTGAATTATAAAAGAGTGTACTTGGAAGTAATAAACACAAGCAATATTTTATGTTccaacataaaatatgaaaaataaataaattagaaatgcttgtttaaaaagtgttttactCTTGCCAGAAGCTTCCTCTTCACTGTCCTCCACTCTTTCTTGGtgatgtctctctttctttttgtctctgACTCCAACCCTTGCATCtacctgtctttctctctctctctctctctacctgctAGGGTTGGGGAGTCTCTTCTCGGCCCCGGATTTGTCGGGCATAACTGACAGCCCCCTGGTGGTGTCCAGTGTGCAGCACAAGTCCAGCATGGAGCTGCacgaggagggggcggaggctTCAGCTGCCACCGCCGTTTCCACCACCCGCGCCAACCTTTCCTTCAGCGTCAACCAGCCCTTCCTTTTTGCCCTCTTGGACGATGCCACCCAAACACCCATCTTCCTCGGGGTCATCAGAAACCCCGACCCGGGCGCCACTGCCATGCAGAACGACGATCCTGAGAGAACAGGCTGCCCTGATCGCGGGCATTCTGACAGCTCTGATGATCTGACCAAGTAAGAGAGAAGCACATTGACTGTAAGGAGGGAGTGAGACAATCAAGCCAGAATTGCACTGCTGAccatcaaccagcagggggagcacaaGAGGGACAAATCCAAATGAAGATTTTGTACACGTGAGCTGCATATCTATGTATAATGGATTGGATCTGCTGAGTCTCAACACATTGAAGGAATTAAAGATTACCAATTGAGTAGCAGGAGATTAATCTAATGGTGGagtagttatttttatttatctgagTCTAATTGGCCATGTTTCAGCAAAATAGATGTCAGCCAACTGAattgtgggggtgggagggttacCTGAGTGTTGTGAACTAGACTGGTATAAACATGTTGTttaaagtacacacacatacatttaaacatgtataaacacaaatGGATTGATGTCCAACAAAACTACAATATTTGTTTGGTactgtttgcttttatttctgaaCATGTTCAGTGTTATTTTCCATCAAAggatattgtttgtttttcagtaatgATACAGAACTGGTGTTCATTTCCTTCTGAACATCATAACCTTCTCCTCTTGACGCAAATCTCTAATGTTATTGATTAAAGAAAGGTGAAAACTAAAAGAGTATCAGCTGTTTTATTGTGCAATGCTTGCTGGTTCTACCGTGATACTATCATGGCTCTGGTACATCTGCTCCTTCCTTGATAGTGCCATGTTGTTAATGTGAAAGCAGCTGTGTGCCACTTTAAATTTCCCTCTACCACATTAAGAATACAGTTTTGTCTAAGCACACAATAGTAATTAGATGAAAAAATAGACAATAATTACATCACACATGCCTAGTAAACACTGAAGACAATGTGGCTTCTATTAAAAATctgcttctgtgtgtttaaatctGAAGAGGGTTCAGTAAAGGGTGAAAATGATGACAGTCCCATTTCTTGTAAACATATAATTAAGGCAAGGATGTAATTCACTTGTTCTTTGTTCCTCTCCAGGATGTGGACATGGCGCTgagtatatttatttcaatgatggGTCCCAGTACAAAAACCTTCATTGAGTTGTAACATCCCATCATCATTTtcagaccacacaaatcaataCAGCAAAAAGGAAATTCactagcaaaataaataaaaaaaactggtcagtaattataattaaaacttTCAGCAGTAAGAATGCTGTGTCTTGAAGAGATTGTCCTGAGACTTTTACAAGTGAAGCAAATCTCCTAATGGTTTTAATATTGACTGCTGCACTACATTCCTCCTTGTTgcttaaaattatatttacaacCTTCCCTCTGCAAGAAAGCAATCCCCTTTCTGACACCAGATTATGTGCAATGCTATTTTGCCTTGTTGAGCACACAAttctaaagaaaaaatataaatctaaTATGTACAAAACAATCCTCTCTACGAGCAAATTCTTGCCAGTAATGTATAATATTTCCATTATCATCTACAGTAAATAAAGATGTTGCTATAATGTAAATACTAGTAGTGCAAAACCGTATTAatttacaagaaaacaaaatgatttattcaaaaaatatattaaataaaaacacttacaTATATTGCACTTTCTAACTATTCAATTGCATTTGCAATTATAGAAATGGCCAATATTGGCCTATAGTTACAGAGCTGTGAAGAAGTATTGGCCCTCCTCctgatttcctgtattattgcatatttttcacactgaatggtttcagatcttggTACAACATGTAATGTAAGacagggaacctgagtaaatataaaacacatttttcaaaattattatttcaaagttAACAAACATGTTGTAGTTCCACTTTttactcatctgtccatagaacattattcCAAGAGGTTTGGGGATCATCTAggtgtttttttgcaaatgtgacacaagcattgatgtttattttggttGGCAGTGGCTtccaccttgctactctcccagtCTCTCGAATCCCGTtcttgcccagtctctttcttgttgtggagtcatgaacacggACCTTAGCTCAGGCTAGACGGGCCTGCGCTTCTTCGAAAGTTCTTCTGGGATCTGTTGTGACTTCTTAGAGAAATTGTCACTGCACTGCGCCATTGGAGAAATGTTGGCTGGCCAGCCACTCATGGGAAAATTCCCctctgttccaagtgttctctatttggagataatggctctcactgtggttcggcAGAGCTCCacagccttagaaatggcttggtaaccctttccagactgatatatttcaacaaccttttctctcatctcttctggaatttcctttgattgttgtctagtgtgcttgtagaaactttgtgctCCCAGTTTGTATGGTGTACCAGCTTAAATCTACAAGGTCATTTTGGATCTCCTGAAAGGGGACATGACAGAACTATTTGAGCTAGAATCAGGGGCGCCAGGAGAAATTCCCGTGGCTAGGACGAATCGTCTTCTGTCCGCatctttcagaaatatttaccACAAATTCACAGACCATTGCCTCCGCCCTCTAACCTTCCAACCCAAATTGTGATTTTAGTAGCTTTGATTCCTACAGAGTAAAATACTGAACTAACTCGAACGGACTTAATATTATATTAGTCTAAAATGGATCGACTTTACTCTGAGTTGATGGAATAATAAGCAGTTTACTGTGTATAcgaacattttactgcgtacATCTTTAATTTCTATTTGGTTTTGAACCTTTGAACTATAGACGTTTAAACTGTCTACGCCCAAAGTGTCCACATGTATGATTCTAAATGTACATGTGTTTCTCTTAGTAAATAAGTTTCCAACAGCCTACACGGCGAATGGTCCTATGGAGACACATTTGGAAAAGCGTATGGTGCATGCTCGGGCGTGCCAGACCTATCAGTTATTTAATCTGGAAAAGAGCCTGCAGCGACGTCATAGCCCAGTCGAGGGTGGGATAGGCGCCGAGATTTTGGAATAAAGTGGTCAACTGGACCGGTTCTTTGCCAGTTTAGTCTGTAATAACTTGTCTGAAGAAGGCAAAGCCACGCGCGCGCAACCATTGCTTGGAGGTTAGTAGCATTTTAAGTTATCCGCAAAGTTGTTTGTGAAGTGGAAGATAAGGTCGAATGAGGTTTCAGTTAATTTGTTGTCTCGTAGATAAAGCGTGAAGACAACGTGAAGAAGTTtatatgattttaaatgaagcaaaGAAATGCCACCATACATCTTTGTAATTTCCATGATGTATTTGTGCATTCACGCACAAAGAAAAGTTGTTTCACTTGGAAATTGTAATTTAGAAAATTGTTAGACATCAAGAGTTTTCGAACCTTACGTTGTATAATTAGGCTATTGAAGTCAATGCCAATGCCAAACAGCATCTCTGCACTAGCCTACAGCAGGGTGACAATAGAAAACTAAAAACCAGACAGTGAATTTAAACGAAAATAAGTCAGCggctgtgttttattgtgcttttgATAGCACAATCTCTACATTGCTGCGATtccagttaaaaaataataaaatatgaaataaccTACCCATATCTTGGGTTTCACTTCAACGAATCCGTATAGGCTATCCTCTCGTCTGCAACTGCTCCATCTCAGTTACGTCGTGGCCTTTCAAATGTAACgtatacattattttatgaatgcaaGCAAGAATTGTGCGTTGATGGGATGAAAACAGAATAAAGGTAATTACAGAGGTAATACGCAGTGCCAATGCCTTCACTTTCACGAGTTATTGTTTCCACGTTGGTGATGGTCATACCAATTTACTggtgaatatttcccacatgaTGGAAACGTGAAATAAACTCGACAATAGgataacatatatttatttttgtttgtgctaGGCGAgcacaattactttttttggtCAGTGGAAATAATATCAATTAAGTtatcaaacatttaaaacaatttcgAAAGGAACGTAACGCAAACACAGTGACAGTGAACCAATGTGCATTTTGCACAATTAAAAAGAATGCGATTGATCGCTAAGGCTGGTACAGAGCAGGCTACTAGCCACAGTGGTTATGCTGGAGTTGACCAGCAGGCATActggaagagggaggagagagattagaggagaggggagcagagaagaggaaaggagggaagggcaggggaggggatgggggttgTCTGTGGTTCAAGGATGGGcattttttcaacagaaaaccTTCAGCGGAGCTCAATGACATCCAGATGTGCTGAGCGAAATGGAGAAAGTCACTGTTGGGGCCTGAGCCATTCTTTTGGCAGTCCTTGTCGAAAACATTCTGCTAGTCTTGCCTCTCATTTCTGGACAGGAAGCCAGATCATGCAGGCAGTGTAATCAGTTACAGCCTGTCTTTGTTTGGCACGGAGCATTCTCCGAGGCTTCCTTTCCAACTTTGTGTCCTGAAGATCACCTATGGACTGCACAAGTCAAACAGAGCATTTTTGCACACAGAGCTCTCGTGGAGCAGAGCTGGCTGCCTGTTGAATTACGCTGGGTCTGATTTCACCTTTAATTTCCCTGTCTGTAGGGTACCCAGCGGGAGCTGAAAGTGCTGGAGcattgctctgacatgcagctCTTCGCTTTCACAGAGCTGAAACTGAGACAAAAATATCCTCTTCTGTTTCAATACCTTGGCATTGATTTCCAAGACTGTAAGCATGAGGCGtgcacacacttgtgcacagacacgctcacagaggtgctcacatgcacacttacgcacgcacacgtgcacacacacacacccaggcacacacacacacacacacacactcagccttAGACTTTCAATTCTCCCTAAAGGAAGAGCGAAGAGCTCACACAAAACTATATCTGTGAGCATTTTttaggtggggggtgggtggggggggggggggggggtgggggtggttgcgGGGGGCAGGTCACACACGCAACCCTTAATGGAACATCACTTACTGCTGGAAATAATGAAGTCTTCTATGTCCTATGTGTCAGCGTTTCTTAAGGACATGGTTGCCTGccaaaatctcttttttttttcagatatacTCTGCTAAACTCATATATCGCGAAC is from Anguilla anguilla isolate fAngAng1 chromosome 9, fAngAng1.pri, whole genome shotgun sequence and encodes:
- the LOC118235491 gene encoding alpha-2-antiplasmin-like, translating into MDLRLLALLLLCLCRQGLTDPTAEDPSTPGHGPALNASSPNGEDSLEKVEEEVKDGEGEKESCTAEELSPEAKREVGAAILKLGLQLLENLKTGPEQPNVIISPLSVSLALSQLALGAANETEKLLLQTLKADDLPCYHQSLRSLLQHLRNSTVKIATRIYLEAGFKVKPEFIQQSLRTYDSEPALLAGREEINQWVQKATDGHMTDFLLTLPPNLVLMLINAVHFKGEWVARFDPALTAKDRFYIDSKNIVDVDMMVGHKYPLSLLMDGELGAQVASFPFKANMSLLVVMPMSGKVNVSAIAAKLNTSDLYARLPSEKAMQVKLPKFKLEYGQELEDALTSMGLGSLFSAPDLSGITDSPLVVSSVQHKSSMELHEEGAEASAATAVSTTRANLSFSVNQPFLFALLDDATQTPIFLGVIRNPDPGATAMQNDDPERTGCPDRGHSDSSDDLTK